Proteins from a genomic interval of Synechococcus sp. A15-28:
- a CDS encoding phycobilisome rod-core linker polypeptide, which produces MAIPLLEYAPITQNSRVAALRVQSDETARANSMEIAMDRDNLDTVIESAYRQIFFHAFKSDRDVNLESQLKDGQITVRDFVRGLVLSDTFKRSFYGMNSNYKVVRHLVEKLLGRKTNKSEEIAWSIVIGTKGVEGLVDVLLDSQEYLDAFGYDTVPSQRNRVLPGRELGDTPFNITSPRYDEYYRGILGFPQIMFTGGPAKQLPARAKIKRGGSPSDYMAWLKDVPMPNPRGNSSSTDIDYMSRVPYRSIGR; this is translated from the coding sequence GTGGCCATTCCCCTTCTGGAGTACGCACCAATCACCCAGAACTCCCGGGTGGCGGCCCTGCGTGTTCAATCCGATGAAACGGCCCGCGCCAATTCCATGGAGATCGCCATGGATCGGGACAATCTCGACACCGTGATCGAGAGCGCCTACCGCCAGATCTTCTTTCACGCCTTCAAGTCCGATCGGGATGTGAACCTGGAGTCCCAGTTGAAGGATGGCCAGATCACGGTTCGCGACTTCGTGCGCGGCCTGGTGCTTTCCGACACGTTCAAGCGCAGCTTCTACGGCATGAACAGCAATTACAAGGTGGTGCGCCACCTTGTTGAGAAGCTGCTGGGTCGCAAAACCAACAAGTCTGAAGAGATTGCATGGTCCATCGTGATCGGCACCAAGGGCGTTGAGGGTCTTGTGGATGTGCTGCTCGACAGCCAGGAATACCTGGATGCCTTCGGCTACGACACCGTCCCCTCTCAGCGCAACCGCGTGCTGCCCGGCCGTGAGCTCGGTGATACCCCGTTCAACATCACCAGCCCTCGTTACGACGAGTACTACCGGGGAATCCTTGGCTTCCCTCAGATCATGTTCACGGGCGGGCCTGCCAAGCAGCTGCCAGCCCGGGCCAAGATCAAACGCGGTGGATCCCCCAGCGACTACATGGCCTGGCTCAAGGACGTCCCCATGCCCAACCCACGCGGCAATTCCTCCAGCACCGACATCGACTACATGTCACGCGTGCCCTACCGCAGCATCGGTCGCTGA
- a CDS encoding phycobiliprotein lyase produces the protein MPLEIADALSFFRLSCGRWTSQRSQHHLLHRRAEAGASFIVVEELHKGDARLAEIAERNNESVERIIGGCWVRWSGSMAWDRAGESHEDQTMFGLIPSDDSGRSGLLLRDRGYAEKAPVAGEFRMDEENGLILTTDYEMMSSLERFWFAGPNLRLRTSTVQGLSNNASFCMETRMLDTPAPSASTSSKQAQILAPFGW, from the coding sequence ATGCCCCTTGAGATCGCTGATGCCCTCAGCTTTTTCCGCCTGAGCTGCGGTCGCTGGACTTCACAGCGCAGCCAACACCACCTGTTGCATCGCCGGGCCGAAGCCGGTGCCTCCTTCATCGTGGTGGAAGAGCTGCACAAAGGGGACGCGCGGCTGGCCGAGATCGCTGAACGCAACAATGAGAGCGTTGAGCGGATCATTGGAGGCTGCTGGGTGCGCTGGAGTGGCTCCATGGCCTGGGATCGCGCCGGAGAATCCCATGAAGATCAGACGATGTTCGGCCTGATCCCGAGCGACGATTCAGGCCGGAGCGGACTGCTGCTGCGGGATCGCGGCTACGCCGAGAAGGCGCCGGTTGCCGGGGAGTTCCGCATGGACGAGGAGAACGGCCTGATCCTCACCACGGACTACGAAATGATGAGCTCCCTCGAACGGTTTTGGTTTGCCGGCCCCAACCTGCGGCTGCGCACCAGCACGGTTCAAGGGCTCTCCAACAACGCATCGTTCTGCATGGAAACGCGGATGCTGGACACCCCGGCTCCGAGCGCGTCCACCAGCTCCAAGCAGGCCCAGATCCTCGCCCCCTTCGGCTGGTAA
- the sufR gene encoding iron-sulfur cluster biosynthesis transcriptional regulator SufR, with product MSSPVQASTRDVLLSLLLERGDADAADLAETLNLSVQAVRRQLRSLAEAGLAEASPSVSGPGRPSNRWRLTDQGRDHFPDGSQRFALGLLNSMRASLPEETVRTLLNQQAEDKANRYRDRIGNGPLQQRLEQLASLRRDEGYVTLCSPEDDGVSWRLQEVHCSVQRIAEEFPAVCDQELVLIRRTVPDCQVERVHWRLEGGHACGFRITPLEG from the coding sequence ATGAGCTCTCCAGTTCAGGCCAGCACCCGCGATGTTTTGCTGTCCCTGCTGCTGGAGCGCGGGGATGCTGATGCTGCAGACCTGGCCGAAACCCTGAACCTGTCGGTCCAGGCGGTACGGCGACAGTTGAGAAGCCTGGCTGAAGCTGGACTGGCCGAAGCGAGCCCCAGCGTGTCCGGTCCAGGCCGGCCAAGCAACCGCTGGCGCCTGACCGACCAAGGGCGGGATCATTTCCCCGATGGCAGCCAACGCTTCGCCCTGGGGCTGCTGAACTCCATGCGGGCCAGCCTGCCGGAAGAAACCGTACGAACCCTGTTGAACCAGCAGGCGGAGGACAAGGCCAACCGCTACCGGGATCGGATCGGCAACGGCCCGCTGCAGCAGCGACTCGAGCAGCTGGCCAGCCTGAGGCGAGATGAGGGCTACGTCACGCTCTGCAGCCCGGAAGACGATGGAGTGAGCTGGCGCCTGCAGGAAGTGCACTGCTCGGTGCAACGGATCGCCGAGGAATTTCCCGCTGTCTGTGACCAGGAACTGGTGCTGATCCGCAGAACGGTTCCCGACTGCCAGGTGGAACGGGTGCACTGGCGGCTCGAGGGAGGACACGCCTGCGGCTTCCGGATCACACCGCTGGAAGGCTGA
- a CDS encoding phospholipase D-like domain-containing protein, with amino-acid sequence MRVRTALLVIPLLLCCSCSRPGQIVGAVEADLPLPPGFALGFNHRESGRYPSPLTGEWRNGDDLEQLIVEAIQAADSSLLVAVQELSLPSPAKQLIAAHRRGVQVKLVLENSYSTPWSEQQPSHLPKHQRHRWHQLQQLADADGDRITTPQEARDGDAVRLLVEAGVPLMDDTEDGSSGSGLMHHKFVVVDDRSVITGSANFTSSGLHGDAGRASTRGNVNHLLRIDSTALAAVFRGEFERMWGDGPGGAKDSRFGLGKGGHEAERITVGDVEVEVLFSPHPKRNASHGLNWLAAKLAAAQRQIDMALFVFSAQQLANVLEERANKGGKIRLVADPGFASRTFSEVLDLLGVALPDRHCKLEANNKPFQQPIRGVGTPRLARGDKLHHKFAVIDNKTVITGSFNWSPSAAHTNDETLLVIHSPQLAQHFTREMDRLWDTAELGITPHLQRKLDRQRIKCGDGVERD; translated from the coding sequence ATGCGAGTCCGCACGGCGCTACTGGTGATTCCGTTGTTGTTGTGCTGCAGCTGCAGCCGACCTGGACAGATCGTCGGGGCTGTTGAAGCTGATCTCCCCTTACCCCCCGGGTTTGCTCTTGGCTTCAACCACCGAGAGAGTGGTCGCTACCCATCCCCTCTCACGGGTGAATGGCGCAACGGTGATGACCTGGAGCAACTGATTGTCGAGGCCATCCAGGCTGCCGACAGCAGCCTGCTGGTGGCCGTTCAAGAGCTGTCGCTGCCAAGCCCCGCCAAGCAACTGATCGCCGCTCACCGGCGTGGGGTGCAGGTGAAACTCGTGTTGGAGAACAGCTACAGCACCCCCTGGAGCGAACAGCAACCCAGCCACCTGCCCAAACACCAACGGCATCGCTGGCACCAACTCCAGCAACTGGCCGATGCCGATGGCGATCGGATCACGACTCCGCAGGAGGCCCGCGACGGTGATGCCGTCAGGTTGCTCGTCGAGGCCGGTGTGCCATTGATGGATGACACCGAAGACGGCAGCAGCGGCAGTGGACTGATGCACCACAAATTCGTCGTGGTCGATGACCGCAGCGTGATCACCGGCAGCGCCAACTTCACCAGTTCCGGCCTGCATGGTGATGCGGGCAGGGCCAGCACCCGGGGCAACGTCAACCATTTATTGCGAATCGACAGCACCGCCTTGGCGGCTGTGTTCCGAGGCGAGTTCGAACGGATGTGGGGTGATGGACCCGGCGGCGCCAAGGACAGCCGCTTTGGGCTGGGCAAGGGCGGCCATGAAGCGGAGAGGATCACCGTCGGCGATGTGGAGGTGGAGGTGCTGTTCAGTCCTCACCCAAAGCGCAACGCCTCCCACGGGTTGAACTGGTTGGCAGCAAAGCTGGCGGCAGCCCAGCGACAGATCGACATGGCCCTGTTCGTGTTTTCAGCTCAGCAGCTGGCGAATGTGCTGGAGGAGCGCGCCAACAAAGGGGGCAAGATTCGGCTGGTGGCCGACCCAGGCTTCGCCAGCCGAACGTTCTCAGAAGTGCTCGATCTGTTGGGGGTGGCCCTGCCGGATCGGCACTGCAAACTCGAGGCCAACAACAAACCCTTCCAACAGCCCATCCGCGGCGTGGGCACCCCTCGCCTCGCTCGAGGCGACAAATTGCACCACAAGTTCGCCGTGATCGACAACAAAACGGTGATCACAGGGAGCTTCAATTGGAGCCCCTCTGCTGCCCACACCAACGACGAGACCCTGCTGGTGATTCACTCACCCCAACTCGCCCAACACTTCACCCGTGAGATGGACCGCCTCTGGGACACCGCAGAGCTGGGGATCACACCGCACCTCCAACGCAAACTCGACCGTCAGCGGATCAAGTGCGGCGATGGGGTGGAGAGGGACTGA
- a CDS encoding DUF4912 domain-containing protein has translation MSQTLTSLARLTLRQLRQIASDLGVPLYSRKSKEALVDEVAQRQEKRGGDLKAIEAELTPPAVSTTETRVVFLPRDPQWAYVFWEISDNDRKRAQKEGASRLCLRLADVTGMQDGNAHPHTLQEVPVDSHSTEWYLPVPLCDRDYRVELGYRIGTTWMSLAFSSVARVPALHPSEQILDQFVPFSLDNASPAPVVEPAPVAPPAESSDSGLHERLYQSATVHFRRRRVGSEEFQEAIDSSSDSDRFGLNDSGIGLWASGRNESGLGGVAPRQRSFWLVADAELIVYGATDPSARLTIGGEEVPLSTDGTFRIQVPFRDGEQVYAIEATAADGEQKRNITLNFERQTPEDNSNPASEARAEWF, from the coding sequence GTGTCTCAGACCCTGACCTCATTGGCACGTCTGACCCTGCGTCAATTGCGCCAGATCGCCAGCGATCTCGGTGTTCCGCTCTACAGCCGCAAGAGCAAGGAGGCTCTGGTTGATGAGGTGGCGCAGCGTCAGGAGAAGCGCGGTGGCGATCTGAAAGCCATCGAAGCCGAACTAACACCCCCCGCTGTTTCGACCACAGAAACCCGTGTGGTCTTCCTTCCCCGCGATCCCCAGTGGGCCTACGTGTTCTGGGAGATCTCCGACAACGACCGCAAGCGTGCTCAGAAGGAAGGCGCCAGCCGCCTCTGCCTGCGACTTGCCGATGTGACCGGCATGCAGGACGGCAACGCCCATCCCCACACGCTTCAGGAAGTCCCTGTTGATAGCCACAGCACCGAGTGGTACCTGCCTGTTCCCCTTTGCGATCGCGACTACCGCGTTGAACTGGGCTACCGCATCGGCACCACCTGGATGTCCCTGGCCTTCTCGTCCGTGGCCCGCGTCCCGGCTTTGCACCCCAGCGAGCAGATCCTCGATCAATTCGTTCCCTTCAGCCTGGACAACGCCTCCCCCGCTCCGGTGGTTGAGCCCGCACCCGTCGCCCCCCCGGCCGAATCCAGCGACAGCGGTCTGCATGAGCGTCTTTACCAGAGCGCAACCGTTCACTTCCGCCGCCGTCGCGTCGGCTCCGAGGAATTCCAGGAAGCGATTGATTCCTCGTCTGACTCCGACCGCTTCGGTCTGAACGACTCCGGCATCGGCCTCTGGGCCAGTGGCCGCAATGAGTCCGGCCTTGGTGGCGTGGCACCTCGCCAACGCTCCTTCTGGCTTGTGGCTGATGCTGAGCTTATCGTTTACGGCGCCACCGATCCTTCTGCCCGCCTCACCATCGGCGGCGAAGAGGTGCCCCTGTCCACCGATGGCACCTTCCGCATCCAGGTTCCCTTCCGCGATGGCGAACAGGTGTATGCCATCGAGGCCACCGCAGCGGATGGGGAGCAGAAGCGCAACATCACCCTGAACTTCGAGCGTCAGACCCCCGAAGACAACAGCAACCCCGCCAGCGAAGCCCGCGCCGAGTGGTTCTGA
- a CDS encoding aspartyl/asparaginyl beta-hydroxylase domain-containing protein, with amino-acid sequence MRKKLLRWAPWNYRFWREIARWCYERSLHNPPVVPALDHFPASAELHSNFEAIRQETLEVALSGRLPANHEIMEQQRTLYEFDRKVWGMLPLRGYGYDYPANQALIPSLLSFLNRHRDVVSAAVSLFPPGKVLRPHKGPFKGVWRFHLPLYVADLGDGRSSCELQIDGETYYLKEGDGFLWDDTFMHSAVNRSDQPRVVLLFDVFRRDQPVWLVGMSWIFLGIAQLWQRLQNMRQRALLRSAAS; translated from the coding sequence GTGCGGAAGAAACTGCTGCGCTGGGCCCCCTGGAACTATCGCTTCTGGCGTGAGATCGCCCGCTGGTGCTACGAGCGATCGCTCCACAACCCGCCTGTGGTGCCAGCTCTGGATCACTTCCCGGCCAGCGCCGAACTGCACAGCAACTTTGAGGCCATCCGCCAGGAAACCCTGGAGGTGGCGCTCTCCGGTCGCCTGCCGGCCAACCACGAGATCATGGAGCAGCAGCGCACGCTCTACGAATTCGATCGCAAGGTGTGGGGGATGTTGCCGCTGCGGGGCTATGGCTACGACTACCCCGCTAATCAGGCCTTGATCCCGAGCCTGCTGAGCTTTCTCAACCGCCATCGCGATGTGGTCTCCGCCGCTGTGAGCCTGTTCCCGCCAGGGAAAGTGCTGCGGCCCCACAAAGGGCCTTTTAAGGGGGTTTGGCGGTTCCACCTCCCTCTGTATGTGGCCGATCTGGGGGATGGACGCAGCTCCTGCGAACTGCAGATCGATGGCGAGACTTACTACCTGAAGGAAGGCGATGGCTTCCTCTGGGACGACACCTTCATGCATTCCGCCGTCAACCGATCGGACCAGCCGAGGGTGGTGCTGCTGTTTGACGTGTTCCGGCGTGACCAACCCGTCTGGTTGGTGGGGATGAGCTGGATCTTTCTCGGAATCGCCCAGCTTTGGCAGCGTCTGCAGAACATGCGACAACGAGCGCTGCTGCGATCGGCGGCTTCGTAG
- the aroC gene encoding chorismate synthase, which translates to MGSSFGDLFRISTFGESHGGGVGVIVEGCPPRLDLNVEAIQAELDRRRPGQSHITTPRKEADQVEVLSGLLDGQTTLGTPIAMLVRNKDQRPGDYKDMAVAFRPSHADATYQVKYGIQARSGGGRASARETIGRVAAGAIAKQLLAKAAGTEVLAWVKRIHTIEASVDPQAVTLEAIESNIVRCPDASTAAQMVERIEAIGRDGDSCGGVIECVVRNPAPGLGMPVFDKLEADLAKAVMSLPATKGFEIGSGFDGTLLKGSEHNDAFVPTADGRLQTATNNSGGIQGGISNGEPIVIRVAFKPTATIRKEQQTVDSDGKATTLAGKGRHDPCVLPRAVPMVEAMVALVLADHLLRQQGQCSLW; encoded by the coding sequence ATGGGCAGCAGCTTCGGCGATCTGTTTCGGATCAGCACCTTCGGTGAGTCCCACGGCGGTGGCGTGGGGGTGATCGTGGAGGGTTGCCCTCCGCGTCTGGACTTGAATGTTGAGGCGATCCAGGCGGAGCTGGACCGGCGACGGCCGGGCCAGAGCCACATCACCACACCACGCAAGGAAGCGGATCAGGTGGAGGTGCTGAGCGGTCTCCTCGATGGTCAGACCACCCTGGGAACACCGATCGCCATGCTGGTGCGCAACAAAGACCAGCGCCCGGGCGACTACAAGGACATGGCCGTGGCCTTTCGGCCCTCCCATGCCGATGCCACGTACCAGGTGAAATACGGCATCCAGGCGCGCAGCGGTGGCGGGCGAGCCTCAGCCCGGGAAACCATCGGGCGTGTGGCGGCTGGTGCGATTGCCAAGCAGCTGCTGGCCAAAGCCGCAGGCACGGAAGTGCTGGCCTGGGTCAAGCGCATCCACACCATCGAAGCTTCCGTGGATCCCCAGGCGGTGACGCTGGAGGCGATCGAGAGCAACATCGTCCGCTGCCCGGACGCCTCCACAGCCGCTCAGATGGTGGAGCGGATCGAGGCGATCGGGCGGGACGGCGACTCCTGTGGCGGGGTGATCGAGTGCGTCGTGCGCAACCCCGCCCCAGGTTTAGGCATGCCTGTCTTCGACAAGCTGGAGGCCGATCTGGCCAAGGCGGTGATGTCCCTCCCCGCCACCAAGGGCTTCGAGATCGGTTCCGGCTTCGATGGCACCTTGCTCAAGGGCAGCGAGCACAACGATGCCTTTGTTCCCACCGCGGATGGACGGCTGCAGACAGCCACCAACAACTCCGGGGGCATCCAGGGCGGCATCAGCAACGGCGAACCGATTGTGATCCGGGTGGCCTTCAAGCCCACCGCCACGATCCGCAAGGAACAGCAGACCGTGGATTCCGACGGCAAGGCCACCACCCTGGCCGGCAAGGGACGACACGATCCCTGTGTGTTGCCCAGGGCTGTGCCGATGGTGGAGGCCATGGTGGCGCTGGTGCTGGCGGATCACCTGCTGCGGCAGCAGGGACAGTGCAGCCTCTGGTGA
- a CDS encoding bifunctional 4-hydroxy-2-oxoglutarate aldolase/2-dehydro-3-deoxy-phosphogluconate aldolase, with amino-acid sequence MPNTFERPIWLQRQEALIASLSAQPILVVVRPDPADLNGADGPGSLLDHLCCLETVGLRHVEIGWGPDGQWRGFVQRVRQKCPALQLGAASVLNAEALADLEACGLPFAMSPCFDPALIERARQRGILLVPGVFSPSEIQQASAMDCGLVKLFPAATVGVDYLQRLRAPLGPLPKVIAAGGLAVADLDAWLEAGHAAVALGRRVIDVQGPDPALLRWLQTTPS; translated from the coding sequence TTGCCGAATACATTTGAACGACCGATCTGGTTGCAGCGGCAGGAGGCGTTGATCGCCTCGTTGTCGGCTCAGCCGATCCTGGTCGTGGTTCGGCCTGATCCGGCCGATCTCAATGGTGCTGATGGTCCGGGGTCACTCCTGGACCATTTGTGCTGTCTGGAGACAGTCGGTCTTCGCCACGTGGAGATCGGCTGGGGGCCTGACGGCCAATGGCGTGGCTTTGTTCAGCGCGTGCGTCAGAAGTGTCCCGCCCTGCAGTTGGGAGCTGCCTCGGTTCTCAATGCCGAGGCCCTTGCGGATCTGGAAGCCTGCGGACTTCCCTTTGCCATGTCGCCCTGTTTTGATCCGGCGTTGATTGAGCGGGCACGGCAACGGGGGATTCTGCTGGTGCCGGGGGTGTTCAGCCCCTCCGAAATTCAGCAGGCATCGGCCATGGACTGCGGTCTGGTCAAGCTGTTTCCTGCCGCCACCGTGGGTGTCGACTACCTCCAGCGTCTGCGGGCCCCGCTAGGCCCGCTGCCGAAAGTGATTGCCGCGGGGGGTCTGGCGGTGGCCGACCTGGATGCCTGGTTAGAAGCAGGGCATGCCGCCGTGGCGTTGGGTCGACGTGTCATCGACGTTCAGGGGCCAGATCCCGCCTTGTTGCGCTGGCTGCAGACGACGCCTAGTTGA